Sequence from the Hylaeus volcanicus isolate JK05 chromosome 1, UHH_iyHylVolc1.0_haploid, whole genome shotgun sequence genome:
aaATGATGAcgatgattaaaaaaagaaaaaaaaaagtaataactGCGACGACACGCAAGTGCGGGTCGCGCGTACTCGCATTGATTTGCGACGCGACGCGCACGTGCGTGTCCGTAACagagaaaaagaacaaaacgagtattaaatatatgCGGGGGCCGTGGAGAGGAGGGAACCTTCCTTTACTCAAGTGAAATCTCGACGGATCGTTCGTCGATCTTCGACATTTTCCCCATCGTCAGGCAAACgaaagaagaacaaaaaaaaaaacaaaaaacaaagaacGAACAGAGGAATATACATTCAATATCTGTAATACCTCGTGTACCCTCGGTTTCGAAATTGTAGCGAGCGCATTCCTGTCAgatgaaacaaacaaacgaaaaacaaaaaagtctCGAGATATCTTGACATGCGTTGTCTCTCCTTCCTGTGAAATTGTACCCTCCTCccttccctccctccctccctcccacCCGAGGAGAGCTCGCGGGCCCtatattgcaatatttgtacttttccATGTTGAAACCTcgatatacaataaattatattaacaaacTTTGATCGTCGAATCTCTTCCGAGCTGAGCGTTTCTACCCATTTACGCTCGTACCACCTTTCGCCGAATTTAAATCTAACCGAAAAGTAAACCTAGGTCCTCGACGGAGCCCGGCGCAGTTTGGGGAAACGGTAAAGGAGAAGCCACgagtaaataacaattatttatttcactgaGAGTCCATTTATTCGTGAGTCAAAATACAAGCGCGAGACGTGCTCGAGGCGTGCtgctttattttttctgaGATCCTTGCTTCTTTGGAGCAAATTCTAAGCCTCTTATGTAAGTCTTTTTAATTTGGtatttttctggaaaaaaaGATACTCGTTTAGgtcaaatatacatacatttgtgTGGCATAGGAATTCATTGCTTACCGGTAAGTAATTTATACACGTATAAGATCTGGTTTCCTTGAACGAGAACGCTAGGGGTTTTCTTTCCAGGTTCGTCGGTAATCGTTGCACTCGCGCCGATAATTTGGCACTCCTTACTGAACTCCTTGGAATTTATACCGAAGGTTTCCAAGTTATTCACTAGCGTTACCTTTGGTGTcgaatttatcaaattatatattattcgtacatttttttttaaattcaagttTCGGAATCGATCATCGTACCTTCTTGCCTCCGGATCGAACAGTAACCCTCATATCGATGGGTTCCAGTTTGCCCGTGTGCAATAATTTATTCCCCGCTAACGTAACTTCGTGCATATGCGTCATGCGtcctataaatttatttattccgtcCTCCATCGTAATAGTCTCCTGATCCGCTTTGGTCTTCATAATACCTGCGAGTTGCggatttaatttcaacatcCTAGAAAACAAATAAGGTTAAACGATTACGCGAGAATACGGATCCGAACGTCTACAAAGCATGGCGTACTTTCCGTCTTGTAGATTCTCCGCTTTCACGTATTcagtaaaacattttctgaTCTCAGCTCTTTTCATTACGTCCCCTTTTCTGCAATCATCGTATGGGagtaaaatgtacataatacgTATCATATAATAGAGCATAATGGTATATGATGTAACAGTTGTAGACTTCTGCTCTGCACAGAAAATCATTCTCTCTGCAATGATTGTATCGCGGTAAAAAGATGTCACCCGAGCGTGGTATCGCATACTCACTCGTATCTGAATTTCGATAACACTGGCACAACGTCTGCAGTCACTCTGTAACACTCTGAGACAACTGCAGTGTTCGAAACAACCGGTTCCGACGGCGGTGCTGGTTCTTCTAAAATAACCAACTCTTTTAGAAGAGGGTGATCGAACTGTAACAaagaatctattaatatttctatctaGAGTAACGCGTTCCTGTTAGATAAAAACTACGAGTATTACCTTAATCGATAGCAAACTTTCGACGCCTTTCGTAACAGAAGTGTTGATAACAcccttttctttcatttccgCTAAGAATACGGATAACTTTTTATAACGAGACCTTTTTATGTCTATATTTCTATCGGGTGGACAAGCCGCTAACAAgtgatttttagaaaaatttgataccAGCATTGGTAAATCGCTAGACTTCACAGACTTTTTACACGCTTTTAAAAAGCAATATTCTAACAAATTATCCATTTCTTGTACAGGATCTACGACTATTTCTGGCTGTTCCGCGACTACACTTTCCATCCCTTCGGTCTCGTCTATTCTAGTTACATCCGTATTTTCCTGTGGAGAATATTAATACCAGTATAAAGGTAACTGTTTTACGAatctgtataaattatattgtaaattacCTCGCAAGGACATTCTGTTTCTAGGGTGCTATTATCACAAATTTCTAAATCGTTCATGGCATCTGCAACTGGCTTATCAATGTTTTCATTGACTTGCTCTGTACTTtctaatttatcattattcgATTCCATATCTAATGGTCCTAAATTCGGTCTGACAGGTGGTTTTCCCAGTTGACAAAGCATATCGCctattacatgtaaaatttctaCACATTTCCCATGACCTCCAGACATATACATATCTTCGCTAGAACGTGCAGTGAGACCAACAGCAACAGCTgcctatttaaagaaaagggTATACTTATATCTTTGTATACCAAATTACATAAACAACGGATGCATACCTTATTATCTTCTGTATCTATCGAAACAGGAGTACCTTTTGGTAATTTGCCAAAGGAATATAATGTAACAGGTTCTTTGACAACTACTCCAGGCAACATCAAATCGGCACCACTTGCTAATTTGGATACAACTGGAAGACGTGTTGTAAAAACTCTTAACAAGTTTGGATGATGCCATAAGGTATATATGGTTGGCAATAACGCAGAATGCAAAGAGTCAAGTTGGAAAAACACAGGTATTTTGGCAGCACAGTACACTTTGCCCAACTGCCCTCCATAAGTTATGATTTTCATGACACTTATTGCCTCCTTTTTGGGAACTAACTGTTGCGTTTCTTCGTCTGTTAGCATTGGGTACGCCGCTAAAATTTCTTGGCATAATTTCTTCCTAATGAACACCAACAAAAGAATACAAGATACATTCGTGTACTCTTCGTTCGTTTAACGAATAatctcgaatatttattcgcgcTTTGAATACACATTTGGAAAAGCCGCGAAGAGGACAATCTGACatgtaaaacaatattttccatgACGTTTTACGCGAGACTAGATCGTACCAACCTTTCCGTTCCTTTCAGTTGATTATTTGACTTAACTTTAAACGGTTTGATAAACATCTTAGCTTCACGAATAATCGAAACAAACTTATTCGTCGTAAAACAAATCCTCAACGAAAAGTCCAGCTGCAGTGTCTGCTTTGCGATTAGTTTCTATTCTTGACGCTAGATGACGAATTATTTTAGTcgtagtggcgccatcggtgggaaaatggccaagtttgtagtgaagcTAGTTTCAACTATTTCTATAAGATAACGCCACCGAtatactttaaacaattattacttaattttcataaattaatactatTTGCTTCGTAACactacaatataatatttcaatatatagtttaaacatttatctcaatatttatttaatgcggCATTAAGTACCGACTGGTTCTAGACGAAGCGCCATCCAGCAGTAACAGTGGCAAGTATTTTCgctacaaacttgagcgttttcccaccgatggcgccactgatacTAAAATTCGCTCAATGAGCGGCTCAATGAGCATGGCATTTCTGAGTGCACTCGACGTATATCAGTACCCCTCGATGTGctttaaatttttaagttcAAAGACGAACGTTTGATTACTTTTCCCTCGCGCGGCATTTATCCGCGTTAGATAAACCTAATgcgaaaaatacatttaaacacTGCCAACCTTACAGTTGGTAGCTGAAGGACAAAGTCGAATTAATTCCAGTCGAACATCGTTCAAATGCGAATTTATTCGCACGTAGACGACGGTTGGTCGTTTCTCTTGGGGATTTTAGGGACTTTGGGGGTTTCGTGTATAATTACGGTACTGGTTGTTAAAAGGCCTTCAAGTCCAAACAAAAGCAATTTGTTTAGATATAGCACGTACGATATGCGACAGCAATGCATGTAGTGATATCATATGACGTATACTGTGTCCTCTTACGGCACGTGGGAAAAATACGATCGAGTGTACTGTGCGATCTGTAGGTCACTATAACCTCAAAGCGTAACATTATGCATAATCAATCAGTGAGAAGTAGCCTTTGAACGTAGGgtatatttttaagataaaGTTACTGAATCCTCGTACGCTTCTGTAACTGCCATAATGGCAATTATGAAGATATTATTACGACCGGACATCGCAAGGTTCGCGAGTGTCAGAGTGAGTTATATTATGTGCCATCATTGTTATGCTCGATTCTGGTTTATGGACTTTAAGGTGGATCCGTCATGCATGTCTTCTTTTGTTTATGACACTAATCAGTTGACCTACTTTCGTCGAATTGGTACGGGCTTGTCAACAAATTTATAGGAATTAAAGGGATTAATATTCGTATCTAATCGTTAGATATTTTTAGATCTCCATTGTCATTCCGTGttactaaaaaatacaattttttgccAACTTTCTCGTCGTAGATCGACGAGATTTCCTCCAAGAGAGAATTCATTCAAGATTCGAAATGGCAGTCAGTCATTTGTTAATGAATCATCGATCAATTTGGCGCgtaaattttttcttcgaaatatcGAACACGTATTttacacatatttttctaacgcaaaattaattacgaaattgAAGAAGACGAATGATGCAAAGTTTATGTGATATTTGTTCAAGTGctggtataaaaatataccgCATAGCATAGTCAACAtagcaatgatatttttatatcctgCTTCAAGGTCCCTGTGGCTGTTTCAATGTCGTGCTCCAAAAATATGAAGTAACTGCATAACTCCAAAAACTGataaacaaacttttaacatatatacatacttgtaataataaatatttgaaaatattttaataacaaaataaaattaattgttaattcaattttccgaGTTATACActaacaatttcattattttcagcATCTAAGCTCCAAGCCAAAATTTGGTTTGCTCTTTGACATTGATGGAGTAATAGTGCGTGGCAAGAAAGTATTGCCACCGGTACCTGAGTCTTTCAAACGCCTTCAAGGAAAAGATGGCAAATTTCGAGTACCAACTGTGTTTGTTACCAACAGTGGAAATGCTTTACGCAGTCAGAAGGCTGCAGATTTGTCCAAATGGATAGGATTCGAAATAAAGGAATCTCAGGTTGTGATGGCTCATTCACCATTGAGATTGTTCCAACAATTTACCAACAAACAAGTGCTAATATCCGGGCAAGGTCCGATTAGAGAAATTGCTCAGGAACTGGGTTTCCAGAAAACTGTAGTTATAGAAGATTTAGTAAAAAACTACCCATCCCTGGACtatgtaaatatgaaaaagcgAAATCCGCAATGCGGACCGATAGATCCGAATTTTCCGAAGATCGAGGGTATCGTACTATTTAGCGAACCAATTTCTTGGGAAACACCGTTGCAATTGATGGTAGATTTACTGATGACTAACGGGGTGCCAGCTGGTTTGTCCAACGATATTCCTTATCCTCACATTCCAGTCTTGGCATGTAATATGGATTTACTATGGGTGTCGGAAGCACCGATCCCTAGATACGGCCACGGTGCTTTCTTAGTCTGTCTAGAATCTCtatataagaaaattacaGGAAAAGACTTGACGTATACCGCTTTAATCGGAAAACCTAGTCAAATCACCTACTATCACGCGAATCATGTGCTCCGTGAGCATGCTAAAAGTATTGGAATAGATCATAACGTCGATACGATATACGCTATCGGGTAATTAATCTTACGAACATAATGAAAAACGAAGTTTTAAATGCAGCAAAGAAAGCAAAACGAACGCTAACATTTCTGTATATCTTTCAGGGATAACATCAACACAGACATTTTTGGTGCAAATTTGTATGACAAGTATTTGTCGTATTGCTCAAAAGACGAAGCATTGAAGCCTCAAAAACTGCAGAAATTGCTTGGCAGAGATATAGAGCCGCCTAGCGCGAAAGCTTGTATCAGTATTTTAGTCGAAACTGGAGTCCATCGACGAGATTCGGATTTTATAGCGGAACACTGTCCTAGAGATTTCTTGCCAATCGAAGATGGTCTATGCAAGCCTGCATTCGTGGTAAAAGACGTCGGCGAAGCTATCAATCTCGCGTTTaaggaagaaaaattcgaCTGAACCGATATACACAGAATGTACTTTTAGCCTTGGAGTGTTCACATTCTAATATcgattaagaaacaaaaacaaaaaaatgatagGAAATTAGATGTTCGCTGATACAAGTATTGCgctaatttttcttaatcgaaaagaaacaatttacaCAGGCACGATATTTATTTCGCTTcgttttaaatcatttttgacACTTTTATCAGCTCTTTTACTAAACGAAGTTATGTCCATTATAACGTCGCGCGTCGCaccaattaattaaacataagcGAATCGATGATACTCCGAACAGTGCAGGAATCACATACACCGGAGacataacataaaattaaaatggtcTTTCATATATTcagatttttatgtatatttgaagtttctataatttatattatgatcattgtatttagaaaaatatccaGAGATGATGTGTACATATGTGAACACACACACGCAAACATATAggcatatacatatttatgtctatatgtgtatatatatatatatatgtgtgtgtgtatagataatatttaattcgatttttcCTGCGTTATAgctaattatattattgaatttgaaCAACTCATTCGAAATATGCGCATAAATGATTTCATTACATTTCAATGGTAACCGTAACTTGTATCCGCGATGTGCTAGATACCGATTCTTTTCATAAAACGTCCTAATTGTACAGAAACCTAATTCATGCACATTTCGTAGATCAGCTAAGAAGGAGATagctttaaaaaagaaaaaaagtgtttttgtTATTCAGTTGATGTAAACTGTAATTATGTTGCGATACACTCGGCACTCTGTTAGCGCTTTATGTAAAATTCATCGTTTAGTATTTACCACTGGATGCCGCTTTGTATACTAAATCTCTAGTCCCACGGAATAGTTTCGCCGCTACTAGCGATCACACGATTACTCGTCAGTCTGAAAAGGGTCGGCTGCAGAAGCTTTCTTTGTGCCAATAatcatataaaaagaattcgaaggacagaaagaaataatctcgcgagaaagtaatttaattacaaactgTTCTCGCGATGCATCGAGAGCTATAATAAACATTGAACGCGCACATTGTACTCGGTAGAGCCAGGCGTCACGGTTAAGCACGCCATAGCCATAAATGTACacagaaaattatgaaaacttCCACCGAGACGAAGACTGACTATCCGAGTAATAATCAAATCATTACTTGTTCCAACTTTAGCGACTTAGTGCCATTGTTTGAGGCTTCCAGGTACAAGTTGCGTCCTAGAAAAGTGATTCGACGATTTGCCACCCTCGTGATCTTTGTGGTTATCATAtattaagaagatattaaaaatctgCAACGTGTCGTGGATCGTTGGCCATCGGCCACAAACTCTTAACCGATCAAATTCATCGGGCTCGTAGCTGCTCGTAGGCACGGAGTTATCGAGTGTTCGTGCGCATCGGCAAATGTACGCACAGATTTGTTTAAGCATCCTAGTTCCTTATTGAGCGTTACGTTCCATTCTAGTAAttaaagtagaaaaaaaacaaacagtaAATGCTACGTTTATTCAGCGCCGGATTAAGACTTTGTAGACTTCTGGGTTACAGGTACTGGGAGCATATACAGTAtagcgtttcttttttaatcgaatcatttatttatacttttcagCGTTAAAGTCTGGAGACCTTCCATTTGGCGAACGACCactgtattcgttaaatccaATGTCTTAATTCGGCTCTGCGTCGATTCCAACATTGCGTTCTAACTTAGAACTTCTAAGTAAAGCTCGATTCGAATGAACGTTTGCTTACAGATAAGATGTAGCGTGATGGTGCAGGATGTAGAGATGGCCTCGAACGACAAATTGAGCCCGATACGACGTTGGCAAATTCCGAAATCAATTTCCTTAAAGGCAGCTTTTACCGGGAACCGTGTCAAAGAGTTACTCGACCGTAATTGAACGTCATTGGTAAGGGAACCGTTTCTCGAATCAGAATCACGGCACTAGCGTAACATTGTAAAGAAAAGCGCCCCTGAGAAACTAGCGATGCCGTAGATAGCAAAGGGCAATTATACGCAGTtacttatatatacataaagtGTTGCAAAATTGAAAGCAATACGTaatgttatatacatatacatacacgctcacacacacatacatacacatatatatgtatattattttgttttttagctACGAGAGATTATTTTGTAGGAGTTTTATTCGTAGAGCACCTGTGACTTTTATGGAGCAAAATTAGAATCTATTTTAGTAAATCGCACCGTTCGTTCATTCGATACTTCGTCCCTTCACCTACGTCCTCTATGAAAGCCACAGGACACGACAAAGGCgttgttcattttcatattttattacttccTTTGGCAAATTCGTTTTCCAAATTCTGATTAGCCCAGTCTGCTTAAACGGAGCacgaaatattaggttgtcccaaaagtttctttcgttttattaataattaatatatacacaatattttatgttttatgttacattactgaattgtgtacgattcattttgattcattactgttacagcatcaatgtctaagaaattagattgtctatttatataaacaccgtcacagaaaataattgaatggaactcacgaaagaaacttttgggacaatctaGTAATTTCCTGTATTCGCCGCTCCTGAAAACAAGCATCGATCGCTAACTTTTAACTAGACTAAgaggaataaatttaaaaggaaagtGGAGCATCGTTTTACGAACTGtgatttattctttttttttgtatttttttttttttttcattaaatgaaCTGACGTCGAGTTTAACACGTCTTCGACACCGGGAGTCTTTTATTGCGTTCTTGAAATCCTGAAAGTATTTCCAATTTCTCGACTTCCCTTGCCTATTTCAAATGTATCTCGACAAGTTGTATTTGCAGAGCATAAAAGCAACGAAATACactatatatttttcgttaatgtAGCTGCGATGTTATTGCAACTGACAACGGATGATGTATGTAGAACGCGATTCGTAGTGGAAAGCACGGTCGAAAGTGTTTATTTACGTTGAACGGTTTATCGCGCTTTCTTCGTTCCTGTTCCAGCGTGAAATCCGCCagcggaaaaaaaaatacgcgaTTAACAGACGTTACATTAGAGTTTTTAATGGCCCA
This genomic interval carries:
- the LOC128882776 gene encoding eukaryotic translation initiation factor 2D-like codes for the protein MFIKPFKVKSNNQLKGTERKKLCQEILAAYPMLTDEETQQLVPKKEAISVMKIITYGGQLGKVYCAAKIPVFFQLDSLHSALLPTIYTLWHHPNLLRVFTTRLPVVSKLASGADLMLPGVVVKEPVTLYSFGKLPKGTPVSIDTEDNKAAVAVGLTARSSEDMYMSGGHGKCVEILHVIGDMLCQLGKPPVRPNLGPLDMESNNDKLESTEQVNENIDKPVADAMNDLEICDNSTLETECPCEENTDVTRIDETEGMESVVAEQPEIVVDPVQEMDNLLEYCFLKACKKSVKSSDLPMLVSNFSKNHLLAACPPDRNIDIKRSRYKKLSVFLAEMKEKGVINTSVTKGVESLLSIKFDHPLLKELVILEEPAPPSEPVVSNTAVVSECYRVTADVVPVLSKFRYEKGDVMKRAEIRKCFTEYVKAENLQDGKMLKLNPQLAGIMKTKADQETITMEDGINKFIGRMTHMHEVTLAGNKLLHTGKLEPIDMRVTVRSGGKKVTLVNNLETFGINSKEFSKECQIIGASATITDEPGKKTPSVLVQGNQILYVYKLLTEKYQIKKTYIRGLEFAPKKQGSQKK
- the LOC128882848 gene encoding haloacid dehalogenase-like hydrolase domain-containing 5, translating into MAIMKILLRPDIARFASVRHLSSKPKFGLLFDIDGVIVRGKKVLPPVPESFKRLQGKDGKFRVPTVFVTNSGNALRSQKAADLSKWIGFEIKESQVVMAHSPLRLFQQFTNKQVLISGQGPIREIAQELGFQKTVVIEDLVKNYPSLDYVNMKKRNPQCGPIDPNFPKIEGIVLFSEPISWETPLQLMVDLLMTNGVPAGLSNDIPYPHIPVLACNMDLLWVSEAPIPRYGHGAFLVCLESLYKKITGKDLTYTALIGKPSQITYYHANHVLREHAKSIGIDHNVDTIYAIGDNINTDIFGANLYDKYLSYCSKDEALKPQKLQKLLGRDIEPPSAKACISILVETGVHRRDSDFIAEHCPRDFLPIEDGLCKPAFVVKDVGEAINLAFKEEKFD